The following proteins are co-located in the Gemmatimonadota bacterium genome:
- a CDS encoding class I SAM-dependent methyltransferase, with protein sequence MALSDFTGPDYIDAWTKDLDRRWPERAAMADCVVRTLVGWRGEWREHHQVESPGSDHLAMIRLLELGVGAGGLVHTVLSAFFDGSESGKISSVEYTGIEVEPALVLHVDELLEESGHQDSRLIQADLRGDGWTCGLSPFDAIFTLQTLHDLGGVDALEAVYRPAYGLLAPGGILVNADFVVPFEKDDPERPRRLPVETHQGLLSRLGFVDFRCGLRRGKMACMSARRL encoded by the coding sequence ATGGCGCTGTCCGATTTCACGGGACCGGACTACATCGATGCGTGGACGAAGGACCTGGACCGAAGATGGCCCGAGCGGGCGGCAATGGCGGATTGCGTCGTACGGACGCTCGTCGGATGGCGGGGTGAGTGGCGCGAACATCACCAGGTGGAATCGCCCGGGAGCGATCATCTCGCAATGATCCGGCTGCTGGAACTTGGTGTTGGCGCAGGTGGACTAGTCCACACTGTGCTAAGTGCGTTTTTCGATGGGTCGGAGTCGGGAAAGATAAGTTCCGTCGAATACACGGGGATCGAGGTCGAGCCGGCACTGGTCTTACACGTAGACGAACTGCTCGAAGAATCTGGCCACCAAGACTCACGCCTGATTCAAGCCGACCTGAGAGGCGACGGCTGGACCTGCGGGCTCAGTCCCTTCGACGCCATCTTCACCCTTCAGACCCTACACGATCTCGGCGGCGTCGACGCCCTCGAAGCCGTCTACCGGCCAGCCTACGGACTCCTGGCACCCGGCGGGATCCTGGTCAACGCGGATTTCGTGGTTCCTTTCGAGAAAGACGACCCCGAGCGACCCCGGAGATTACCAGTCGAAACGCACCAGGGCCTGCTTTCCAGATTGGGATTTGTCGATTTCAGGTGTG